In a genomic window of Aggregatimonas sangjinii:
- the rpmC gene encoding 50S ribosomal protein L29, with amino-acid sequence MKNKEIKELSVEELTAKLAEFKKQHADLKMAHFVTPLENPLQIRKVRRTAARLATELTKRENQ; translated from the coding sequence ATGAAAAACAAAGAAATTAAAGAATTGTCAGTCGAGGAGCTTACCGCTAAACTTGCCGAGTTCAAAAAACAGCATGCAGATTTGAAAATGGCACATTTCGTTACGCCTTTGGAAAATCCGCTTCAGATAAGAAAGGTAAGAAGAACTGCTGCACGATTAGCAACGGAATTAACTAAAAGGGAAAACCAATAA
- the rplP gene encoding 50S ribosomal protein L16 — translation MLQPKRTKFRKMQKGRMKGNSSRGHQLSNGMFGIKSLDSKFITSRQIEAARIAATRYMKREGQLWIKIFPDKPITKKPLEVRMGKGKGAPEYFVAVVLPGRVMFEVAGVPIEVAKEALRLAAQKLPVRTKFMVARDYVEN, via the coding sequence ATGTTACAACCTAAGAGAACCAAGTTCCGAAAAATGCAGAAAGGCCGTATGAAGGGCAACTCTAGCAGAGGGCATCAACTGTCAAACGGTATGTTCGGAATCAAATCATTGGATTCGAAATTTATCACCTCGAGACAAATCGAGGCAGCCCGTATCGCGGCGACAAGATATATGAAGAGGGAAGGTCAGCTTTGGATTAAAATATTTCCGGACAAGCCGATTACCAAGAAGCCATTGGAAGTACGTATGGGTAAAGGTAAAGGTGCTCCAGAATATTTTGTGGCGGTTGTATTGCCAGGAAGGGTAATGTTCGAAGTGGCCGGTGTGCCTATCGAAGTTGCAAAAGAGGCATTGCGTCTTGCAGCCCAGAAGTTGCCGGTAAGGACCAAATTCATGGTAGCAAGGGATTACGTTGAAAACTAA
- the rpsC gene encoding 30S ribosomal protein S3: MGQKTNPIGNRLGIIRGWESNWYGGNDYGDKLAEDDKIRKYIHARLAKASVSRIIIERTLKLITVTVTTARPGIIIGKGGQEVDKLKEELKKITGKEVQINIHEIKRPEVEANLVAASVARQIESRISFRRAIKMAIAAAMRMNAEGIKIQISGRLNGAEMARSESYKDGRIPLSTFRADIDYALHEAHTTYGRLGIKVWIMKGEVYGKRELSPLVGMQKNQGGKGDKRDGGRKPRRRK, from the coding sequence ATGGGACAGAAAACAAATCCGATAGGAAATCGTCTTGGAATTATCAGGGGCTGGGAGTCTAACTGGTACGGTGGTAACGACTATGGCGATAAACTAGCTGAAGACGATAAGATTAGAAAGTATATCCACGCCCGTTTGGCAAAAGCAAGCGTTTCAAGGATTATTATCGAACGTACCTTAAAGTTGATTACGGTAACAGTGACTACGGCTAGACCGGGAATTATTATCGGTAAGGGAGGTCAGGAAGTAGATAAGCTTAAAGAAGAGCTTAAAAAGATTACCGGCAAAGAGGTACAGATCAATATTCATGAAATCAAGAGACCCGAAGTAGAGGCGAATTTGGTTGCAGCCAGTGTTGCGAGACAGATTGAAAGTAGAATTTCGTTTAGACGTGCGATTAAAATGGCCATTGCAGCAGCAATGCGTATGAATGCCGAGGGTATCAAAATACAGATTTCCGGTCGTTTGAACGGAGCTGAAATGGCACGTTCGGAATCCTATAAAGATGGTCGTATTCCCTTGTCGACCTTTAGGGCCGATATCGATTATGCCCTGCATGAAGCACATACGACTTATGGCCGATTGGGCATCAAGGTGTGGATCATGAAAGGGGAAGTATATGGGAAGAGAGAATTATCACCATTGGTCGGAATGCAAAAGAACCAAGGCGGTAAAGGCGATAAGCGCGATGGAGGAAGAAAACCACGTCGTAGAAAGTAA
- the rplV gene encoding 50S ribosomal protein L22 — translation MGVRKRQMAERIKAEKKQVAFAKLNNCPTSPRKMRLVADLVRGVQIEKALAILKFNSKESSRKLEKLLLSAIANWQAKNEDGDIEAADLFIKEIRVDSGAMLKRLRPAPQGRAHRIRKRSNHVTLVLGSNNNIES, via the coding sequence ATGGGAGTTCGAAAAAGACAAATGGCCGAAAGAATAAAGGCCGAAAAGAAACAGGTTGCTTTTGCAAAACTGAACAATTGCCCTACCTCTCCAAGAAAAATGCGTTTGGTGGCCGATTTGGTACGTGGTGTACAAATTGAAAAGGCTTTGGCTATTCTGAAATTCAATTCAAAAGAATCTTCCAGAAAATTGGAGAAGCTTTTACTCTCCGCGATTGCCAATTGGCAAGCCAAAAACGAGGATGGCGATATCGAAGCGGCGGACTTGTTCATTAAAGAGATACGGGTAGATAGTGGTGCGATGTTAAAGAGACTGCGGCCCGCGCCTCAAGGAAGAGCACATAGAATAAGAAAACGTTCGAACCATGTAACATTGGTTTTGGGATCTAACAATAACATAGAGAGCTAG
- the rpsS gene encoding 30S ribosomal protein S19, translated as MARSLKKGPYVHYSLEKKIQQSASSGKKSVIKTWSRASMITPDFVGLTIAVHNGRQFVPVYVTENMVGHKLGEFSPTRSFRGHAGAKNKGKR; from the coding sequence ATGGCACGTTCACTAAAAAAAGGACCTTACGTACATTATAGTCTGGAGAAGAAAATTCAGCAAAGTGCGTCATCGGGCAAGAAATCCGTAATCAAGACATGGTCTAGAGCATCAATGATAACGCCTGACTTTGTAGGCCTCACTATCGCAGTGCATAACGGGAGACAATTCGTTCCTGTATATGTTACGGAAAACATGGTGGGCCACAAACTAGGGGAATTTTCGCCGACTCGTTCTTTCAGGGGGCATGCAGGCGCAAAGAATAAAGGTAAGAGGTAA
- the rplB gene encoding 50S ribosomal protein L2 — translation MSVRKLKPVTPGQRFRVVNGFDAITTDKPEKSLLAPLKKSGGRNSQGKMTIRQKGGGHKRRYRVIDFKRDKQGVTATVKSIQYDPNRTAFIALVEYTDGEKRYIVAQNGLQVGQKISSGSSVAPEIGNALPLSDIPLGTIISCIELRPGQGAVMARSAGTFAQLMAKDGKFVTVKMPSGETRLILSGCLATIGAISNSDHQLLVSGKAGRSRWLGKRPRTRPVAMNPVDHPMGGGEGRASGGHPRSRNGIPAKGYRTRSATKKTNKYIIERRKK, via the coding sequence ATGTCAGTTAGAAAATTAAAACCAGTAACTCCTGGACAGCGTTTTAGAGTCGTAAATGGGTTTGACGCCATTACGACTGATAAGCCGGAGAAAAGCTTGCTTGCTCCGTTAAAAAAGTCCGGAGGTAGAAACAGTCAAGGGAAGATGACTATTCGCCAAAAAGGTGGTGGTCACAAGCGTAGGTATCGTGTTATCGATTTCAAAAGGGATAAGCAGGGTGTTACCGCTACCGTAAAATCGATTCAATACGACCCGAACAGAACAGCCTTTATCGCGTTGGTAGAATATACCGATGGTGAAAAAAGATATATTGTTGCCCAGAATGGACTGCAGGTCGGTCAGAAGATATCCTCCGGTAGTTCCGTTGCCCCCGAGATAGGGAATGCGCTTCCACTATCCGATATTCCATTGGGTACGATTATTTCCTGTATTGAATTACGTCCAGGTCAAGGTGCCGTAATGGCAAGAAGTGCTGGAACCTTTGCGCAATTGATGGCGAAAGACGGAAAGTTCGTAACCGTTAAGATGCCCTCTGGTGAAACGCGATTGATACTTTCCGGTTGTTTGGCTACTATTGGTGCAATTTCTAACTCTGACCACCAGTTATTGGTGTCCGGGAAGGCAGGTAGAAGTAGATGGTTGGGTAAAAGACCAAGAACAAGACCAGTGGCGATGAACCCGGTCGATCACCCGATGGGTGGTGGTGAAGGTAGAGCTTCGGGTGGTCATCCAAGATCAAGAAATGGTATTCCTGCCAAAGGGTACAGGACTCGTTCGGCTACCAAGAAGACGAATAAATATATTATCGAACGTAGAAAGAAATAA
- the rplW gene encoding 50S ribosomal protein L23, protein MSVLIKPIITEKMTALGELYNRYGFIVDPRANKIQIKDAVEATYGVSVSKVRTMNYPPSRKTRFTKTGVQHGKTNAVKKAIVDVAEGDIIDFYSNL, encoded by the coding sequence ATGAGTGTGTTGATAAAACCGATTATAACAGAAAAGATGACTGCCCTGGGCGAGTTGTACAATCGTTATGGTTTCATAGTAGACCCCCGAGCGAACAAGATTCAAATCAAAGATGCCGTCGAGGCAACTTATGGGGTTTCTGTAAGTAAGGTAAGAACAATGAACTATCCTCCTTCAAGAAAGACAAGATTCACCAAAACAGGTGTGCAGCATGGTAAGACGAACGCGGTTAAAAAAGCGATAGTCGATGTAGCAGAGGGAGATATCATTGATTTTTACAGTAATCTATAA
- the rplD gene encoding 50S ribosomal protein L4, whose translation MKVAVLDIKGKETGRKVDLSDDVFAIEPNNHAVYLDVKQYLAHQRQGTHKSKERAEIVGSTRKIKKQKGTGTARAGSIKSPIFKGGGRIFGPRPKDYTQKLNKNLKRLARKSALSIKSKEKAIVVLEDFSFDTPKTKDFVQVLKSLGLENKKSLFVLGDSNNSVYLASRNLRGSEVVTSSELSTYKILNANSVVLLEGSLEGLQSNLNK comes from the coding sequence ATGAAAGTAGCAGTTTTAGATATCAAAGGAAAAGAAACAGGTAGGAAAGTAGATCTTTCAGACGATGTTTTCGCTATAGAGCCTAACAATCATGCCGTTTATTTGGATGTGAAACAATATTTGGCACACCAAAGACAAGGTACTCACAAGTCTAAGGAAAGGGCTGAAATTGTAGGGAGTACGAGAAAGATAAAAAAACAAAAGGGTACGGGTACCGCCCGTGCGGGTAGTATCAAATCTCCCATCTTCAAGGGTGGAGGTAGGATTTTCGGACCTAGGCCTAAAGATTATACCCAAAAACTGAATAAAAATTTGAAGCGATTGGCGCGTAAATCGGCCTTGAGTATCAAGTCGAAAGAGAAAGCGATAGTAGTCTTGGAAGACTTCAGTTTCGACACTCCGAAAACCAAGGATTTCGTACAGGTTTTGAAGTCTTTGGGGCTTGAAAACAAAAAATCTTTATTTGTGTTGGGCGATTCAAATAATAGCGTATATTTGGCTTCTCGTAATTTGAGGGGTTCAGAAGTTGTAACTAGTTCTGAATTAAGTACTTACAAAATCTTGAATGCAAATAGTGTAGTGCTACTTGAAGGGTCGCTAGAAGGACTTCAATCGAACCTAAATAAATAA
- the rplC gene encoding 50S ribosomal protein L3, producing MSGLIGKKVGMTSIFDENGKNLPCTVIQAGPCVVTQVRTEEVDGYNALQIGFDDKAEKRASKAELGHAKKAGTSPKKKVVEFQGFDEEYKLGDTVGVDIFVEGEFVDVAGTSKGKGFQGVVKRHGFRGVGQSTHGQHNRLRAPGSIGAGSDPSRVFKGMRMAGRMGGERVTVQNLRVLKVVPEKNLIVVKGCVPGHKNAYVIIEK from the coding sequence ATGTCTGGGTTAATAGGAAAAAAAGTAGGCATGACCAGTATTTTCGATGAGAACGGAAAAAATCTTCCTTGTACCGTCATTCAAGCTGGGCCATGTGTGGTGACCCAAGTCAGAACCGAGGAAGTTGATGGGTACAATGCCCTTCAAATTGGTTTCGATGACAAGGCAGAAAAACGTGCTAGCAAGGCCGAATTGGGCCACGCGAAAAAGGCAGGTACTTCTCCCAAGAAAAAAGTCGTTGAATTCCAAGGTTTTGATGAGGAGTACAAATTAGGCGATACCGTTGGTGTCGATATTTTTGTGGAAGGTGAATTTGTCGATGTGGCAGGTACCTCAAAAGGAAAAGGTTTTCAAGGTGTGGTAAAGCGACATGGTTTTCGTGGTGTCGGTCAATCTACACACGGGCAACATAACAGGCTAAGGGCCCCAGGTTCTATTGGTGCTGGTTCCGATCCATCAAGGGTTTTCAAAGGAATGCGCATGGCAGGTAGAATGGGTGGCGAACGCGTTACCGTTCAAAACCTTAGGGTGCTTAAAGTCGTTCCGGAAAAGAATCTTATCGTAGTTAAAGGATGTGTTCCAGGACACAAGAACGCTTACGTAATTATCGAGAAATAA
- the rpsJ gene encoding 30S ribosomal protein S10 gives MSQKIRIKLKSYDHNLVDKSAEKIVKTVKTTGAVVTGPIPLPTHKKIFTVLRSPHVNKKSREQFQLSSYKRLLDIYSSSSKTIDALMKLELPSGVEVEIKV, from the coding sequence ATGAGCCAAAAAATTAGAATAAAACTTAAATCTTACGACCATAATCTGGTAGATAAATCTGCTGAGAAAATCGTAAAGACGGTAAAAACAACTGGAGCGGTAGTAACTGGTCCGATTCCTTTGCCAACGCACAAGAAAATTTTCACGGTTTTGCGTTCACCTCACGTGAACAAGAAATCGAGAGAGCAATTTCAGTTGAGTTCCTATAAGCGATTATTGGATATCTACAGTTCTTCGTCAAAGACGATTGACGCCCTAATGAAGCTAGAGCTTCCCAGCGGTGTTGAAGTAGAGATTAAAGTTTAG
- the fusA gene encoding elongation factor G: MARDLKYTRNIGIAAHIDAGKTTTTERILFYTGVSHKIGEVHDGAATMDWMEQEQERGITITSAATTCEWVFPKENAEPTADAKPYHFNIIDTPGHVDFTVEVNRSLRVLDGLVFLFSAVDGVEPQSETNWRLADNYKVPRIGFVNKMDRQGSNFLMVCKQVREMLGSNAVPIVLPIGEEGDFKGIVDLAKNRAIVWHEEGFGSTFDVVPIPEEMKAEVKEYRAALIEAVAEYDEGLMEKFFEDEDSITEEEVHAALRAAVMDRAIIPMICGSSFKNKGVQFLLDAVCRYLPSPLDKEAIVGTDPDTGEAISRKPSVKEPFAALAFKIATDPFVGRLAFFRTYSGRLDAGSYILNNRSGKKERISRIYQMHSNKQNAIDYIEAGDIGAAVGFKDIKTGDTMSSEKHPIILESMDFPDPVIGIAVEPKTKADVDKLGMALAKLAEEDPTFQVKTDEASGQTIISGMGELHLDIIVDRLRREFKVEVNQGEPQVEYKEALTKMASHRETYKKQSGGRGKFGDIVFEMGPADEDFEGEGLQFEDNIKGGRIPKEFIPSVEKGFAAAMQNGPLAGFEMDRMKVVLNDGSFHAVDSDALSFELAAKMGYKSAGKAAGAVIMEPIMKIEVITPEENMGDIVGDLNRRRGTISDMSDRAGSKVVKGTVPLSEMFGYVTSLRTLSSGRATSTMEFSHYAQTPSNISEEVIKKAKGVTA, translated from the coding sequence ATGGCAAGAGATTTAAAATACACAAGAAATATAGGTATTGCCGCGCACATTGATGCCGGAAAGACCACGACCACAGAGCGTATTCTTTTTTATACGGGTGTGAGTCATAAAATTGGTGAGGTACACGATGGTGCCGCAACCATGGATTGGATGGAGCAGGAGCAGGAGCGAGGTATTACGATTACCTCGGCCGCTACTACTTGTGAATGGGTTTTCCCAAAGGAAAACGCTGAGCCTACCGCCGATGCCAAACCCTATCACTTTAACATTATCGATACCCCGGGTCACGTTGATTTTACCGTTGAGGTAAATAGGTCCTTACGTGTGCTTGATGGTCTGGTATTCCTTTTTAGTGCAGTAGATGGTGTTGAGCCACAGTCTGAAACGAACTGGAGATTGGCCGATAACTATAAGGTACCACGTATTGGTTTCGTCAATAAGATGGACCGACAGGGATCCAATTTCCTGATGGTCTGTAAGCAAGTGCGTGAGATGTTGGGCTCCAATGCAGTGCCTATCGTTTTGCCGATTGGCGAGGAGGGCGATTTTAAAGGTATTGTTGATTTGGCAAAGAATAGGGCCATTGTTTGGCATGAAGAAGGTTTTGGTTCTACATTCGATGTTGTGCCGATTCCGGAAGAAATGAAGGCCGAAGTTAAGGAGTATCGTGCCGCATTGATTGAAGCTGTTGCTGAATACGATGAAGGTTTGATGGAAAAATTCTTCGAAGATGAAGATTCCATTACCGAAGAAGAAGTACATGCTGCTTTGAGGGCTGCCGTCATGGACAGGGCAATCATTCCCATGATTTGTGGTTCTTCCTTTAAAAATAAGGGTGTTCAGTTTCTATTGGATGCCGTTTGTAGGTACTTGCCTTCTCCTTTGGATAAGGAAGCTATTGTTGGTACAGACCCTGATACAGGTGAAGCTATCAGCAGAAAACCAAGTGTTAAAGAGCCTTTTGCGGCCTTGGCATTTAAAATTGCTACGGATCCCTTTGTCGGACGGTTGGCATTCTTCAGAACATATTCCGGTCGTTTGGATGCCGGTTCGTATATATTGAATAACCGTTCCGGTAAGAAAGAACGTATTTCACGTATCTACCAAATGCACTCCAATAAGCAAAATGCCATCGATTATATCGAGGCAGGTGATATTGGTGCTGCCGTTGGTTTCAAGGATATCAAGACAGGAGATACGATGTCTTCAGAGAAACATCCTATCATTTTGGAAAGCATGGACTTCCCTGATCCCGTTATCGGTATCGCGGTTGAGCCGAAAACAAAGGCCGATGTGGATAAATTGGGTATGGCTTTGGCAAAATTGGCCGAAGAAGATCCTACATTCCAAGTTAAAACCGATGAGGCTTCAGGCCAGACCATTATTTCGGGTATGGGCGAGCTACACTTGGATATTATCGTAGATCGTTTACGACGCGAATTCAAAGTTGAGGTAAACCAAGGTGAGCCTCAGGTAGAATACAAAGAGGCGCTTACTAAGATGGCTTCCCACAGAGAAACGTATAAGAAACAATCCGGTGGTCGTGGTAAATTCGGTGACATTGTATTTGAAATGGGTCCTGCTGATGAGGATTTCGAAGGAGAAGGATTGCAATTTGAGGATAATATCAAAGGCGGTCGTATTCCGAAAGAATTCATTCCGTCTGTCGAGAAGGGGTTTGCTGCAGCAATGCAAAACGGTCCTTTGGCCGGATTTGAAATGGATAGGATGAAGGTTGTCTTGAACGACGGATCGTTTCATGCGGTGGATTCGGATGCGCTATCCTTTGAATTGGCCGCGAAAATGGGTTATAAATCCGCAGGAAAAGCTGCTGGTGCCGTAATCATGGAGCCAATAATGAAAATCGAAGTGATTACCCCAGAAGAGAATATGGGTGATATCGTAGGCGACTTAAATAGAAGGCGTGGTACAATCAGCGATATGAGCGATAGAGCTGGATCTAAGGTGGTTAAAGGTACGGTGCCATTATCAGAGATGTTTGGTTATGTGACCTCTTTGAGAACATTATCCTCAGGTAGAGCGACATCTACAATGGAATTTTCACATTATGCCCAAACACCTTCGAACATATCGGAAGAGGTGATCAAAAAGGCAAAAGGGGTAACAGCTTAA
- the rpsG gene encoding 30S ribosomal protein S7, which translates to MRKKQAKKRPLLPDPRFGDQLVTRFVNMMMWDGKKSVAFKVFYDAMDIVEEKKTDDEKNSLELWKDALSNVMPHVEVRSRRVGGATFQIPMQIRPDRKISTAMKWLISFARKRNEKGMAAKLAGEVLAASKEEGAAVKKRMDTHKMAEANKAFSHFRF; encoded by the coding sequence ATGAGAAAAAAACAGGCAAAAAAGAGACCGTTACTGCCAGATCCAAGATTTGGAGACCAGTTGGTAACCCGATTCGTCAATATGATGATGTGGGATGGTAAAAAGTCGGTCGCGTTCAAGGTTTTTTATGACGCCATGGATATCGTGGAAGAAAAAAAGACCGATGACGAAAAAAACTCCCTGGAACTTTGGAAAGATGCATTGTCCAATGTCATGCCACATGTTGAGGTGAGAAGTAGAAGAGTTGGTGGGGCTACCTTCCAAATTCCAATGCAGATTCGCCCGGATAGGAAAATCTCCACGGCAATGAAGTGGCTGATCAGTTTTGCAAGAAAGCGGAACGAAAAGGGAATGGCTGCGAAATTGGCAGGGGAAGTACTGGCTGCCTCTAAAGAGGAAGGTGCTGCCGTCAAGAAAAGAATGGATACGCACAAGATGGCCGAGGCCAACAAAGCGTTCTCTCACTTTAGATTTTAA
- the rpsL gene encoding 30S ribosomal protein S12, translated as MPTISQLVRKGRTTITKKSKSAALDSCPQRRGVCTRVYTTTPKKPNSAMRKVARVRLTNGKEVNAYIPGEGHNLQEHSIVLVRGGRVKDLPGVRYHIVRGALDTAGVAGRTQRRSKYGAKRPKK; from the coding sequence ATGCCAACAATATCACAATTAGTACGAAAAGGAAGAACCACGATTACTAAGAAGAGTAAATCGGCTGCTTTGGATTCGTGTCCCCAACGACGAGGGGTTTGTACACGTGTTTACACAACTACGCCAAAGAAACCGAATTCTGCCATGAGAAAAGTGGCAAGGGTTAGGTTGACCAACGGTAAGGAGGTAAATGCTTACATCCCAGGAGAAGGGCACAACTTGCAAGAGCACTCGATAGTATTAGTAAGGGGAGGAAGGGTAAAGGATTTGCCAGGAGTTAGATACCATATCGTAAGGGGGGCACTCGACACCGCAGGTGTTGCGGGAAGAACTCAGCGTAGGTCTAAGTACGGTGCAAAACGCCCAAAGAAGTAA